The following DNA comes from Sphingorhabdus sp. M41.
CTGCACACACGCGAAATCGATCGCTACGGCGGGCTGGCGATCAACATGCCGAAATATGCAATATTGTTCCTGCTGTTCACCATGGCCTCGATCGGCCTGCCGGGCACCAGCGGTTTCGTTGGCGAATTTCTCTCGCTGATCGGCCTGTACAAGGTCAACAGCTGGGTCACGCTTGTCGCTACTACGGGTATCATCCTGGGCGCCGGCTATATGCTCTATCTCTATCGCCGGGTTGCCTTCGGTGAGCTTGTTCACGAGGATGTCAAAGCCATGCCGGACCTTTCTGCCCGGGAAATGGCGTTGCTCGCGCCTATCGCCGCTGCTGTGATGTGGATGGGTGTCTATCCCGAAAGCTTCATGGCGCCGATCCGCGGTGACGTGGGAGCGCTGGTTGCACGCATCGACCGCGCCGCACCGGAAGGCGATGCGCACCTCAAAATGGGTGAGGCGAAACCGGCAATCAAAGATGAAGCCCATGGGGAGGCGCACTAATGAACCTTGCATCTTCTCTCTGGCTGGTATCGCCGGAAGTCTTCCTGTCGGTCTCGAGCCTGATCCTGCTGCTGGTAGCGGCGTGGAGCCAGGAAAAGGCCGCGCGTCTGATCACCATATTGTCGGTTGCCGCGCTTTTTGGCGCTTCGATCTTGTTGATGGTGCTGGCACACAAGCCCGAATTCAAGGGCGGAGCGGAAGCCTTTGACGGCCTCTATCGCATGGATGCCTTTGGCAGTTCGGCGAAATTCCTGGTCTATCTGGCGGCGATCATATCGCTGATCGTTGCGCCGCGCTTCTTCCAGGACGGCGGGAAATATCGGTCGGAATATCCGGTCCTGATCCTCTTCGCCACGATCGGCATGGGGATGATGGTCTCTGCCACCGACATGATGACCCTCTATATCGGTCTCGAACTGAACAGCCTGTCCGCCTATGTGCTAGCCAGCTTTATTCGCACCGACATAAGATCTTCCGAAGCCGGCCTGAAATATTTTGTGCTCGGCGCGCTGGCTAGCGGCATGCTGCTCTTCGGTATCTCGCTGGTCTATGGCTTTGCCGGTTCGACCAGCTTCGCGGTGATTGGCGAAACCCTGAACGGCGATCTTTCCACTGGCCCGCTGATCGGACTGGTGCTGGTGCTCTCGGGGCTTGCCTTCAAGATCAGCGCCGTGCCCTTCCATATGTGGACGCCCGACGTTTACGAAGGCGCACCGACGCCGGTCAGTGCCTTTTTCGCCAGCGCCCCGAAAGTTGCCGCGGTAGCTTTGACAGCGCGCGTGATCATCGAAGCCTTCGGTGGCCAGACTTCGGCCTGGCAGCAGATCATCGTATTTGTGGCCTTGGCCTCTATCATTCTTGGTGCGGTCGCCGCGATCGGACAGCAGAATATCAAGCGTCTGCTGGCTTATAGCTCGATCAACAATGTCGGCTTCCTGCTGATCGGTCTCGCTACCGGGACCGCTCAGGGCATTTCCGCGATGATGTTCTATCTGGCGATCTATGTAGCGATGACATTGGGCAGCTTTATATGTGTGCTCGAAATGCGCGACAAGGATGGCAAGCCGCTGGAAAGCCTGTCCAGCCTGGCCGGATTGTCGCAGACGCGTCCCGGTCTTGCCGCTGCTTTCGCGATATTCATGTTCTCGCTGGCCGGCATTCCGCCGCTATTCGGTTTCTGGGGCAAGTTCATGGTCTTTGATGCCGCCGTTGCTGCGGGCATGTTGCCGCTGGCGGTCATCGGTATTGCCGCTTCGGTAATTGGCGCCTTTTATTACATCAAGGTGGTCAAGATCATCTATTTCGACAATCCTGCCAACGAGATCGTGGTCACGGGACATAAGGCGGAAAATATATTGATCGCCATATTGGCGCTCTGTGTGTCACCGCTAGGCTATCTAGCGATACCGGCGATCGCGCCTATAACTGCCGCAGCGGCAGCGGCGCTCTTCTGACCATTGTCATAGAGAATGTTGCCGAAACCGCATCGACCAATGCGGACCTGAAAGCATTGTCTCTGAGTGGCAGCGCGCCGGAAGGGTTCTGGCTGCGGGCCGCGCAACAGACGGGTGGGGTCGGGCGTCGGGGCCGCAAATGGGAAAGTCCGCAAGGCAATCTCTATTGCAGTACCGTGATTGACATACGGCCCTCTGACCCACCACCTTCTTCCTTGTCCTTTGTCGCCGGACTGGCCGTCCATGCGGCCATTCGTGCGGCCCTGCCGGACGTGCCGATGCTGTTGAAATGGCCGAATGACGTTCTCGTATCGGACTCCAAGATATGCGGTATCCTGCTGGAGCGCGTTAAAGATCAGGTAGTGGTCGGCATTGGCGTGAATGTCGCTGTCGCGCCCGAAGTCGAGGGGCGGTCTGTGACCAGCCTTGCAGCGGAAGGGGCGGAAATCGACGCTGCCGGATTTCTCGACAAACTGTCCCGAGAGTTCGAGGCATGCGTAACAGAATGGCGAAATGCCGGATTGGCTCCTATTCTAGAGAAATGGCAGAGTCTGGCGCATCCGGTTGGCATGGCCGTGACGACAAGTGACCATGGTGGCGAGAAAATCACCGGAGAATTTGCCGGCCTGCAAGCAGACGGTGCGCTGCGCTTGAGAAAAGCCGACGGAACGCTTATCGAAATACGCGCCGGTGACATTTCAATCGGATAGAAAGACGATTCGCCCATGCTTTTGGCCATAGACGCTGGAAATACCAATGTTGTCTTCGCTCTCTTCGACGGCGATGACATTCGTGCGCGCTGGCGCATCGCAACCGACGCGCGGCGTACTGCGGATGAATATGTCGTCTGGCTCCGGCAACTGCTCGAACTGGAAGGTCTTGAACTTGGCGCCGTTGACGCGGTGATCATTGGCACGGTTGTTCCGCGCGCACTCCATAATCTGACGGTCCTCTCTGAAAAATATTTTGGCGTGACGCCGTTGGTCGCTGGCCGGGGCGCAGCGGCATGGGGTGTCGCACTCGACGTGGAACAGCCCGATAGCGTTGGGGCAGACCGGGTGCTCAACGTGATCGCGGCGCATCAGAAATATAAGCAGGACATCGTCATCATCGATTTCGGTACAGCAACCACGTTCGATGTTGCCGATTATGAAGGCGCCTATAAAGGCGGGGTCATCGCCCCGGGTATCAATCTTTCGCTCGATGCCCTGGTTGGTAAAACCGCACAATTGCCGCGAATTGCGCTGGAATCTCCGGAAGATGACAATGTGATTGGGACGACCACCGAAAGCCAGATGCTGATCGGTATTTTCTGGGGCTATGTTGCGATGATCGAAGGGCTGGTGGCCCGTACCAAAGCGCAAATCGGTCGCCCCACGAAAATCATAGCTACCGGCGGATTAGCCGTATTATTTGACGAACATACAGATGTTTTCGACCATCTGGAATCAGACCTGACTCTTCAAGGCCTGCATTTCCTCTATCAGCGAGCAACAAGCGCTTCATGACAAAACCTAAAAAAGAACTTCTCTTCCTGGCCCTTGGCGGGTCGGGCGAAATCGGTATGAATGTCAACCTGTACGGCTGTGACGGCAAGTGGGTGATGGTCGATCTCGGCATGACCTTTGCCGATCCCAGCTATCCCGGCATCGACCTGATCCTGCCCGATCTCGAATTTATCGAGAAAAACCGGAAGGATCTGCTCGGCATCGTGCTGACTCACGGGCACGAGGATCATATCGGTGCGGTTCCCTATTTTGCCGCTGATCTTGATGTCCCCTTGTTCGCGACTCCGTTTACGGCGGGCCTGATCCGTCGCAAGCTGGAAGAAGTTGGTCTTGAACGGGAAGTTGAGCTCAATATCATCCCCAATGAGGGCAGTTTTGATCTCGGCCCGTTCGGCTTCCGCTATCTGCCGATCGCCCACTCTATTGCCGAAGGCAATGCGATGCTGATCGACACGCCTTATGGCCGGATTTTCCATACCGGTGACTGGAAGCTGGACGATGAGCCTGTGCTCGGCGTGCCATCCTCACCGGAAACGCTGAAGCAGATCGGCGATGACGGCATATTGGCGATGGTTTGCGATTCGACCAATGTCTTCAACAACAAGCCCTCGGGATCGGAAGGCGAAGTTCGCCGCAACCTGATGCGGGTCGTCGACGAAATCGATACACGCGTTGTGGTGACCACCTTCGCATCCAATGCGGCACGGCTGCAGACTCTGGGCGAGGTTGCCATTCATGCAGGCCGCAAGCTCTGTGTTGCTGGCCGTTCACTCGACCGGATCATCGAAAATTGCCGCGAAAACGGCTATCTCAAGGATTTTCCGCCGACGATCGATTTTCAGGAGGCGATGAGCCTGCCACGCGGCGATGTGATGATCATCGCAACCGGTGGCCAGGGTGAGGCGAGAGCGGCTTTAGGCCGAATTGCCGGCGACAGCCACCAGATCAAGCTGTCCGAAGGCGATCATGTGCTGTTCTCGTCGAAACAGATTCCCGGCAATGAAATTGCCATTGGTCGGATCCAGAACCAGCTGGCGGCCAAGGGCGTCGTCATGATCACCGAGCGGCAGGAACATATCCATGTTTCGGGCCACCCGGGACAGCCGGAACTGGCGCAAATGTATGAATGGATCAGACCGGAAATATTGGTGCCGGTCCATGGTGAAATCCGCCACATGAAAACCCAGGTCGCTTTCGGCCTGGAGCAGGGAGTCCCGAAAGCGATATTCCAGCAGAATGGTGATGTCGTGCGTCTGGCACCCAATGGACCGAAAATATTGGGGCAGGAACGCACCGGACGGCTTGTCGTCGATGGCGATGTGATTATCCCTGCAGACGGCAAAACTCTGAACGACCGGCGCAAGACAGCGCATAACGGCATGATATCGGTAGCTATCGGACTCGACCACAAGGGCAATATCTTCGGTCAGCCCGTGCTGAAAATGCACGGTGTTCCGCTTGAGGAAGACGAAGAGGATTTTCTCGATGAAGTGATCGACAAGATTGTCAGCAAATATTCCAAACCGGTTGGTGATATCGACAAGTTCAACGAGGCGATCCGCTTGCTGGTCCGGCGCAGCGCGACCGAATGGACGGGCAAGAAACCCATTGTTTCGGTGCTCACCGTGGAGGCCTAAACGACCATGGAAC
Coding sequences within:
- a CDS encoding type III pantothenate kinase; the protein is MLLAIDAGNTNVVFALFDGDDIRARWRIATDARRTADEYVVWLRQLLELEGLELGAVDAVIIGTVVPRALHNLTVLSEKYFGVTPLVAGRGAAAWGVALDVEQPDSVGADRVLNVIAAHQKYKQDIVIIDFGTATTFDVADYEGAYKGGVIAPGINLSLDALVGKTAQLPRIALESPEDDNVIGTTTESQMLIGIFWGYVAMIEGLVARTKAQIGRPTKIIATGGLAVLFDEHTDVFDHLESDLTLQGLHFLYQRATSAS
- the nuoN gene encoding NADH-quinone oxidoreductase subunit NuoN, yielding MNLASSLWLVSPEVFLSVSSLILLLVAAWSQEKAARLITILSVAALFGASILLMVLAHKPEFKGGAEAFDGLYRMDAFGSSAKFLVYLAAIISLIVAPRFFQDGGKYRSEYPVLILFATIGMGMMVSATDMMTLYIGLELNSLSAYVLASFIRTDIRSSEAGLKYFVLGALASGMLLFGISLVYGFAGSTSFAVIGETLNGDLSTGPLIGLVLVLSGLAFKISAVPFHMWTPDVYEGAPTPVSAFFASAPKVAAVALTARVIIEAFGGQTSAWQQIIVFVALASIILGAVAAIGQQNIKRLLAYSSINNVGFLLIGLATGTAQGISAMMFYLAIYVAMTLGSFICVLEMRDKDGKPLESLSSLAGLSQTRPGLAAAFAIFMFSLAGIPPLFGFWGKFMVFDAAVAAGMLPLAVIGIAASVIGAFYYIKVVKIIYFDNPANEIVVTGHKAENILIAILALCVSPLGYLAIPAIAPITAAAAAALF
- a CDS encoding biotin--[acetyl-CoA-carboxylase] ligase, with the protein product MENVAETASTNADLKALSLSGSAPEGFWLRAAQQTGGVGRRGRKWESPQGNLYCSTVIDIRPSDPPPSSLSFVAGLAVHAAIRAALPDVPMLLKWPNDVLVSDSKICGILLERVKDQVVVGIGVNVAVAPEVEGRSVTSLAAEGAEIDAAGFLDKLSREFEACVTEWRNAGLAPILEKWQSLAHPVGMAVTTSDHGGEKITGEFAGLQADGALRLRKADGTLIEIRAGDISIG
- a CDS encoding ribonuclease J, with the translated sequence MTKPKKELLFLALGGSGEIGMNVNLYGCDGKWVMVDLGMTFADPSYPGIDLILPDLEFIEKNRKDLLGIVLTHGHEDHIGAVPYFAADLDVPLFATPFTAGLIRRKLEEVGLEREVELNIIPNEGSFDLGPFGFRYLPIAHSIAEGNAMLIDTPYGRIFHTGDWKLDDEPVLGVPSSPETLKQIGDDGILAMVCDSTNVFNNKPSGSEGEVRRNLMRVVDEIDTRVVVTTFASNAARLQTLGEVAIHAGRKLCVAGRSLDRIIENCRENGYLKDFPPTIDFQEAMSLPRGDVMIIATGGQGEARAALGRIAGDSHQIKLSEGDHVLFSSKQIPGNEIAIGRIQNQLAAKGVVMITERQEHIHVSGHPGQPELAQMYEWIRPEILVPVHGEIRHMKTQVAFGLEQGVPKAIFQQNGDVVRLAPNGPKILGQERTGRLVVDGDVIIPADGKTLNDRRKTAHNGMISVAIGLDHKGNIFGQPVLKMHGVPLEEDEEDFLDEVIDKIVSKYSKPVGDIDKFNEAIRLLVRRSATEWTGKKPIVSVLTVEA